From a single Miscanthus floridulus cultivar M001 chromosome 8, ASM1932011v1, whole genome shotgun sequence genomic region:
- the LOC136476256 gene encoding protein SMAX1-like yields the protein MRADLSTIQQTLTPEAAAALARAIDEAARRRHGQTTPLHVAAALLAAPAGLLRQACARAAAACAHPLQCRALELCFSVALDRLPAAASVAAAHAAGPPVSNALVTALKRAQAQQRRGCPEAAQQPLLAVKVELEQLVLSILDDPSVSRVMREASFSSAAVKTTIEQSLASPSAAVSTRTVAATTPLAPSPSPLPRVGPANAYINPRLAAVAGGGGDNAYINPRLAAVAGGGGDNAYINPRLAAVAGGGGDDARKVLDVMLKPARRNPVLVGDAGPDAVLKEAVRRIPTAGSPALAGAKVLPLEADLAKLAGDKAAMAARIGDLGAVVQRLLADHGAVVLDLGDLKWLEDGPAAAASEGGKAVVSEMARLLRRFGSGKVWAVGTAACATYLRCKVYHPTMEAEWDLQAVPIARSAPLAGAALRPGGTGILGNSMGTLSPTLRPMPLTPTATALRWPPGAGSDHPLMAKPAMCLSCKGSYDRELAKLVAEQKEKPVSRSEAAKPGLPHWMQPSSDQPQTKEQELKRKEAAEELEKKWRETCARTHGNRAGAPALSLPLAALAPRPPVEPKLQLARGGVPTLKMNTNWEKPEGTPTSELRRSPPGSPVKTDLALGPLDPGATVEKDQKENYTEGLTAMQKAKIAGISDIESFKRLLKVLTEKVSWQSDAASAIAAVVIQCRTGSGKRRNIGTRGDIWLLFVGPDQAGKRKMVNALSEQMVNAQPVVINFGGDSRLGKDGNAGFWGKTSLDRVTEAVRQNPCSVIVLEGIDQVDAVVRGKIKRAMETGRLPDSRGREVSLGNVIFVLTTNWLPEELRRPKFETLLQDEGRMFEVASSNWQLELSIGDKQVKHQADWLCDDARPAKVAKELSGGHGLSLDLNLAVGALDDTEGSRNSSDLSVEQDQEKGHLAVKCSTPGPDCDLLNLVDDAIVFRPVDFAPFRKTVTDCISAKFDSVIRSSNSFRIDEDAVDRMAGSIWLTDEKLEDWAEKVLMPSIERLWRNVKHYNSRAVVRLAAVTDKALPRWGGGREGLPTTVPIAIDGM from the exons atgAGGGCGGATCTCAGCACCATCCAGCAGACGCTCacgccggaggcggcggcggcgctggcgcgggccaTCGATGAGGCTGCGCGGAGGAGGCATGGCCAGACCACGCCGCTCcacgtcgccgccgcgctgctcgcCGCGCCGGCCGGGCTGCTGCGCCAGGCGTGCGCTCGCGCGGCCGCCGCCTGTGCGCACCCGCTACAGTGCCGCGCCCTCGAGCTCTGCTTCTCCGTCGCCCTCGACAGGCTGCCGGCCGCGgcctcggtggcggcggcgcatGCGGCGGGGCCGCCGGTGTCCAACGCCCTCGTCACGGCGCTCAAGCGCGCGCAGGCGCAGCAGCGTCGGGGGTGCCCCGAGGCCGCGCAGCAGCCGCTGCTCGCCGTCAAGGTCGAGCTCGAGCAGCTCGTCCTCTCCATCCTCGACGACCCGTCCGTCAGCCGCGTCATGCGCGAGGCCTCCTTCTCCTCCGCAGCCGTCAAGACCACCATCGAGCAGTCGCTCGCGTCGCCCTCCGCCGCCGTCTCCACCCGGACGGTCGCCGCGACTACACCCCTGGCCCCCTCCCCCTCTCCGCTCCCGCGTGTCGGCCCAGCCAACGCCTACATCAACCCTCGCCTTGCGGCAGTCGCAGGCGGCGGCGGGGACAACGCCTACATTAACCCTCGCCTTGCGGCCGTCGCAGGCGGCGGCGGGGACAACGCCTACATTAACCCTCGCCTTGCGGCCGTCGCAGGCGGCGGCGGGGACGATGCGCGCAAGGTGCTCGACGTCATGCTCAAGCCGGCGCGCCGCAACCCGGTGCTCGTGGGCGACGCCGGGCCGGACGCGGTGCTCAAGGAGGCGGTACGCAGGATCCCGACGGCTGGCTCCCCTGCTCTTGCCGGAGCGAAGGTCTTGCCGCTCGAGGCGGACCTCGCCAAGCTCGCCGGCGACAAGGCCGCCATGGCGGCGAGGATTGGGGACCTGGGTGCGGTGGTCCAGAGGCTCCTCGCGGACCACGGCGCCGTGGTTCTTGATCTTGGAGATCTCAAGTGGCTGGAGGACGGGCCGGCGGCAGCAGCATCAGAGGGGGGCAAGGCGGTCGTGTCGGAGATGGCGCGGCTGCTGAGGCGGTTCGGAAGCGGCAAGGTCTGGGCCGTCGGTACAGCCGCCTGCGCCACCTACCTCCGATGCAAGGTCTACCACCCAACCATGGAGGCCGAGTGGGACCTCCAGGCCGTGCCTATCGCCCGCAGCGCGCCGCTCGCCGGCGCAGCTCTCAG GCCTGGAGGCACTGGAATTCTGGGCAACTCAATGGGGACGTTATCACCTACGCTCCGGCCTATGCCGCTGACACCAACAGCAACAGCACTCCGATGGCCACCAGGGGCGGGGAGTGACCATCCTCTGATGGCTAAGCCGGCCATGTGCCTGAGTTGCAAGGGTAGCTATGATCGTGAGCTTGCCAAGCTCGTGGCGGAGCAGAAGGAAAAGCCAGTGTCACGCTCTGAGGCTGCTAAGCCTGGTTTGCCACACTGGATGCAGCCCAGCAGTGATCAACCACAG ACCAAGGAACAAGAGTTGAAACGGAAGGAGGCTGCCGAAGAGCTTGAGAAGAAATGGCGTGAGACTTGCGCCCGTACCCACGGTAACCGTGCTGGGGCGCCAGCTCTCTCCTTGCCGCTGGCTGCCTTAGCTCCACGCCCGCCCGTCGAGCCCAAGCTACAACTTGCCAGGGGTGGTGTTCCCACCCTTAAGATGAACACCAACTGGGAGAAGCCTGAGGGTACCCCTACGTCTGAGCTTCGTAGGAGTCCGCCAGGCAGCCCAGTGAAGACTGACCTTGCCCTTGGTCCCTTGGATCCTGGTGCTACTGTGGAGAAAGACCAGAAGGAAAATTACACAGAAGGGCTAACTGCTATGCAAAAGGCTAAGATAGCTGGAATCTCTGATATCGAGTCTTTCAAAAGGCTCCTCAAGGTGCTCACAGAGAAGGTCAGCTGGCAATCTGATGCTGCCTCAGCAATTGCTGCTGTTGTAATACAATGCAGAACTGGCAGTGGGAAGCGGCGAAACATTGGGACAAGAGGCGACATATGGCTCCTGTTTGTTGGTCCTGACCaggcaggcaagaggaagatggtGAATGCATTGTCTGAGCAGATGGTAAATGCTCAACCAGTGGTTATAAACTTTGGTGGTGACTCTCGTTTAGGCAAGGATGGTAATGCGGGTTTCTGGGGGAAAACCTCTCTTGACCGGGTCACTGAGGCAGTTCGACAAAATCCATGTTCAGTTATCGTTCTTGAGGGCATTGATCAAGTCGACGCTGTTGTGCGGGGAAAGATCAAGCGTGCAATGGAGACCGGTCGCCTGCCAGACTCCCGGGGCCGTGAGGTCAGCCTTGGTAATGTCATCTTTGTTCTCACCACAAATTGGTTACCTGAGGAACTCAGGAGACCAAAGTTTGAAACATTGCTCCAAGATGAAGGAAGGATGTTTGAGGTAGCAAGCTCTAATTGGCAGCTAGAGCTTTCTATTGGGGACAAGCAGGTTAAGCACCAAGCGGATTGGCTATGTGATGATGCTCGTCCAGCAAAGGTAGCCAAAGAATTGTCCGGTGGGCATGGTCTATCGCTTGACCTCAATTTAGCAGTTGGGGCATTGGATGACACTGAGGGCTCACGGAATTCCAGTGATCTCTCTGTGGAACAAGATCAGGAGAAAGGGCACCTTGCAGTCAAGTGTTCAACACCAGGCCCTGACTGTGATCTCTTGAATCTCGTTGACGATGCCATTGTGTTTCGGCCAGTTGACTTTGCACCATTTAGGAAGACTGTCACAGATTGCATATCGGCAAAATTCGACTCAGTCATCAGGAGCAGCAACTCGTTCAGAATCGATGAAGACGCTGTTGATCGGATGGCTGGCAGCATCTGGCTCACTGACGAGAAGCTTGAAGACTGGGCCGAGAAAGTGCTTATGCCCAGCATCGAACGATTGTGGCGCAATGTGAAGCATTACAACAGCCGTGCTGTTGTCCGTCTTGCAGCAGTCACAGACAAGGCATTGCCAAGGTGGGGAGGGGGGCGAGAAGGGCTACCAACGACGGTACCGATCGCCATTGATGGCATGTAG